Proteins from a single region of SAR202 cluster bacterium:
- a CDS encoding DUF4976 domain-containing protein has protein sequence MPKRRPNLLFIITDQQRPDTMACYGNDIIQTPNVNALARDSFVFQHGYVSQPVCVPSRSTIMTGLYPHTNGCTSNNTVLSPRVKTMGELTSDSYRKGYHGKRQLGDERTPKRGFTDYRAIEDGYHKHKTFEHDPNEISHYAQFLMDNGRIEGRLESDDEGMGPGREIASSVPEEFTKAAFLGNEAVRFIRESGNQPFILYTSFLEPRPPYNGPLNDMYPRNNLQTGPTFLKPPPANASMRNRMLAWYYQENGYRGKPLRSEADWLDLRARYWGLVTLVDLQIGRIVRALEESGQADNTIIVHTSDHGDMLGDHSILVKTVLYEASVKVPYIIRVPWLGNGRMVPGRVSNVDFVPTLLDLMAEEIPDNIQGNSLVPVMQGRKTLAENDVVVQWNRGSEKLKGLPADKVSLERAKALSALPWRSYVTADNWKLNLADGDQCELYDLNTDPHEMDNKFNDPKYDGRVKDMAQRLHRWQERTGDDAKVHPEGL, from the coding sequence GTGCCCAAGCGCAGGCCAAATCTTCTCTTCATCATCACCGACCAGCAGCGGCCGGATACGATGGCCTGCTATGGCAACGACATCATCCAGACGCCGAACGTCAACGCGCTGGCCCGGGACAGCTTCGTCTTCCAGCACGGTTACGTGAGCCAACCGGTCTGCGTCCCGTCGCGCTCCACCATCATGACCGGCCTGTACCCGCACACCAACGGCTGTACGTCGAACAACACCGTCCTCTCTCCCCGGGTCAAAACGATGGGAGAGCTTACGTCCGATAGCTATCGCAAGGGGTACCACGGCAAGCGGCAGCTCGGGGACGAGCGGACACCCAAGCGCGGCTTCACGGACTACCGCGCGATTGAGGACGGCTACCACAAGCACAAGACCTTTGAGCACGACCCCAACGAGATCAGCCACTACGCCCAGTTCCTTATGGACAACGGCCGAATCGAGGGCCGCCTGGAGTCCGACGATGAGGGTATGGGACCGGGACGAGAAATCGCGTCATCGGTGCCGGAAGAGTTCACGAAGGCCGCTTTTCTCGGAAATGAGGCCGTGCGATTCATCAGGGAGAGCGGCAACCAGCCGTTTATCCTCTACACCAGCTTCCTTGAGCCGCGTCCGCCATACAACGGCCCACTAAACGACATGTATCCTCGGAACAACCTTCAGACCGGACCCACATTCCTGAAGCCGCCCCCAGCAAATGCTTCGATGCGGAACAGAATGCTGGCGTGGTATTACCAGGAGAATGGGTATCGCGGGAAGCCTCTCAGGTCGGAAGCAGACTGGCTTGACCTGCGCGCCCGGTATTGGGGCCTCGTTACGCTCGTTGACCTACAAATCGGGAGAATCGTGCGCGCTCTCGAGGAGTCCGGGCAGGCAGATAACACAATCATTGTCCACACCAGCGACCACGGGGACATGCTGGGCGATCACTCCATTCTCGTGAAGACAGTGCTCTATGAGGCGTCTGTCAAGGTGCCGTACATCATCCGCGTGCCGTGGCTCGGGAATGGCCGCATGGTCCCGGGCAGGGTCTCGAACGTCGATTTCGTTCCCACGCTGCTGGACTTGATGGCCGAGGAGATACCTGACAACATCCAGGGCAATTCGCTTGTGCCCGTGATGCAGGGCAGAAAGACTCTGGCGGAAAACGACGTCGTCGTGCAATGGAACCGCGGAAGCGAAAAGCTCAAGGGGCTACCGGCGGACAAGGTCTCTCTGGAGCGAGCGAAGGCGCTGTCCGCCCTCCCATGGCGGTCGTACGTCACCGCAGATAACTGGAAGCTCAACCTCGCGGACGGCGACCAGTGCGAGCTCTACGACCTGAACACTGACCCGCACGAAATGGACAACAAGTTCAACGACCCGAAATACGACGGCAGGGTCAAGGACATGGCCCAGCGCCTGCACAGGTGGCAGGAGCGCACAGGGGACGACGCCAAGGTCCACCCCGAAGGGCTCTGA
- a CDS encoding alpha/beta hydrolase, whose amino-acid sequence MSVHGGKWVSGSRLDGSAIDVEQWASLGFFAMRIDYRLATGSPAPACYQDLMCALRWAHAHAAVYALDTSRIFLIGHEAGGHLVSLVATLGNGDFEKTGGWESLPDSFAGAASISGAYELRSLPWAAGWMPAGRRWEISLDYASPVRHVSAATRPLFMIHSDDDPVVPIQQAMEMEDALNRVKAPFAYALHQGRNHMTLSDDVIDLARQFVTQMGERVGSPTRPAKKPGPKKKARATA is encoded by the coding sequence ATCTCCGTTCACGGCGGAAAATGGGTCTCCGGCAGCCGCCTGGACGGCAGCGCCATTGACGTGGAGCAATGGGCTTCCCTCGGCTTCTTCGCCATGCGCATCGATTACCGCCTCGCGACCGGCTCCCCTGCCCCGGCATGCTATCAGGACCTCATGTGCGCCTTGCGATGGGCGCACGCCCACGCAGCAGTCTACGCGCTCGATACCTCCCGCATATTCCTTATCGGGCACGAGGCCGGCGGCCACCTCGTTTCCCTGGTGGCAACACTCGGTAACGGCGATTTCGAGAAGACCGGGGGATGGGAGTCGCTTCCCGACTCGTTCGCCGGCGCGGCCAGTATCTCCGGGGCCTACGAGCTCAGGTCCCTGCCGTGGGCCGCGGGCTGGATGCCGGCGGGTCGGCGCTGGGAGATTTCGCTCGACTACGCCTCCCCTGTGCGGCACGTCTCAGCGGCTACCAGGCCGCTGTTCATGATACACTCTGACGACGATCCCGTAGTCCCCATCCAGCAGGCGATGGAGATGGAAGACGCCTTGAACCGCGTCAAGGCGCCGTTCGCTTACGCCCTGCACCAGGGACGCAACCACATGACCCTTTCCGACGATGTGATCGACCTCGCTCGCCAGTTCGTCACGCAAATGGGCGAGCGGGTCGGCTCCCCTACCAGACCTGCCAAGAAGCCAGGACCGAAGAAGAAGGCCAGAGCAACAGCCTGA
- a CDS encoding helix-turn-helix domain-containing protein: MEKKDVRVWYHPELDTLEVRWSDKDGAYASTADERVMEYVTDSGESLGFMIEGVGDIGQYETVSFQVGANTSPRLENTTVAHAAEILNVTEGRVRQLCAARRIKGAYRAGRDWLIPLPIEMTPGARGREGVAGKRHGPSKASAS; encoded by the coding sequence ATGGAAAAGAAGGACGTTCGTGTCTGGTATCACCCTGAGCTGGACACCCTGGAAGTGCGATGGAGTGACAAAGATGGCGCTTACGCCAGTACTGCGGACGAGCGCGTTATGGAGTACGTCACCGACTCAGGTGAATCGTTGGGATTCATGATTGAAGGCGTTGGAGACATCGGCCAGTACGAGACGGTGTCGTTCCAGGTTGGCGCGAACACCAGCCCCCGCCTTGAGAACACGACGGTCGCCCACGCAGCCGAGATACTGAATGTAACGGAAGGCCGTGTCCGCCAGCTTTGTGCCGCGAGGAGGATCAAGGGCGCCTACAGGGCAGGTCGCGATTGGCTAATACCGTTGCCAATAGAAATGACACCAGGGGCGCGCGGCCGCGAAGGTGTTGCCGGTAAGAGACACGGTCCATCCAAGGCTAGTGCGTCGTAG
- a CDS encoding SDR family oxidoreductase has product MYAVGRPILQELSAMLLEGKKALITGSRRGIGRAMAYALAAEGADIGINDVEFDDNAAETIRTIEGMGRMASWHLANVGKGAEINRMIDEFLEKHGRIDIMINNAAKSKKQHFLAITEEDWDTELDVQLKGYFIASQRAAREMVKSGKGGRIICIGSVMGLRAWPHSLVYGVCKSALTHMVQSMAVDMSGYNISVNCIAPGYIDSRVLPPELEHMRGGPGYADYSVQRLPSRRGGVPEDIAGAAVFLTSRLGEYVNGQTIVVDGGFLPLPGTWGTWDW; this is encoded by the coding sequence ATGTATGCTGTAGGCCGACCAATTTTACAGGAGTTGTCAGCAATGCTACTCGAAGGTAAGAAAGCACTCATTACTGGCTCCCGCCGCGGCATCGGCCGGGCAATGGCCTACGCGCTTGCGGCGGAAGGCGCGGATATCGGCATCAACGACGTTGAATTCGATGACAATGCCGCCGAGACCATAAGGACTATTGAGGGAATGGGCAGGATGGCCAGCTGGCACCTGGCGAACGTGGGCAAAGGCGCGGAGATCAACCGGATGATCGACGAATTCCTGGAGAAACATGGCCGGATCGACATCATGATCAACAATGCGGCGAAGAGTAAGAAGCAGCACTTCCTTGCCATCACGGAAGAGGACTGGGACACGGAGCTGGACGTGCAGTTAAAGGGCTACTTCATTGCGTCGCAGCGCGCGGCGAGGGAGATGGTCAAGAGCGGCAAGGGCGGGAGAATTATCTGCATCGGCAGCGTCATGGGGCTGCGCGCGTGGCCCCACAGCCTTGTCTACGGCGTTTGCAAGTCCGCCCTGACCCACATGGTGCAGTCCATGGCCGTGGACATGTCAGGGTACAACATCTCGGTCAACTGCATTGCGCCGGGGTATATCGACTCCCGCGTCCTTCCGCCGGAGCTTGAGCACATGCGCGGCGGGCCGGGTTATGCCGACTACTCCGTGCAGCGCCTCCCGTCGCGGCGCGGCGGCGTGCCTGAGGACATCGCGGGCGCGGCGGTCTTCCTTACCTCTCGCCTGGGGGAGTACGTGAACGGTCAAACGATCGTAGTGGACGGCGGCTTCCTGCCGTTGCCCGGCACCTGGGGCACGTGGGACTGGTAG
- a CDS encoding DUF433 domain-containing protein encodes MGGDSAMLDRITVDPKVSNGRPTIRGMRITVDFVLKLIGNGYSAEDIVREYPELEKEDVLQAARYGAWLAREMSRGVA; translated from the coding sequence ATGGGCGGTGATTCTGCGATGCTTGACCGAATTACGGTTGACCCCAAGGTCTCTAATGGGCGGCCGACGATTCGCGGAATGCGGATCACGGTCGATTTCGTGCTCAAGCTCATCGGCAACGGATATTCCGCTGAGGACATTGTCCGGGAGTACCCCGAACTAGAGAAAGAGGATGTCCTCCAGGCGGCGCGGTATGGCGCGTGGCTGGCCAGGGAAATGAGCCGCGGAGTCGCATGA
- a CDS encoding Gfo/Idh/MocA family oxidoreductase: protein MLTIKNKSAKYRVAIIGGGRMGTHHARAYDLHPLCEVVAVADTDQENLDIFTRRFECAGYSTYDEMFRKEKLDIVGPVLPVKANADAVVASARAGVKAVFCDKPMTARLSDADRMVAECEKNGVIFGAGVIPRNYPEYQKAKDLVNAGEIGNVQSINIYDPNGQGGCHNLNLALMFNNDIDPEWCTGWVGGDPMSDGDGDGDLKGIGGFVKFKNGVELFSHRRESVKSKAGEQGQGIEVIGTKGVIWSDSKGLHIAKAQADYKPGTLADLKYQPGVFEDHRNLKGRSYDEEGWANCTPGMLASVAALVEAVDTGKPVRMSTGQSLRKALEICIGMRESHRRGHAPVKFPLEDRSLVMFPVTARWEFKKYVYGREEYMKDIMSRKIDAPAK from the coding sequence GTGCTTACGATCAAGAACAAATCGGCGAAGTACAGGGTCGCCATCATCGGCGGCGGCCGCATGGGCACGCACCACGCGCGGGCGTACGACCTGCATCCGCTGTGCGAGGTAGTGGCCGTGGCCGACACCGACCAGGAGAACCTTGACATCTTCACTCGGCGATTCGAATGCGCCGGCTACAGCACGTATGACGAAATGTTCCGGAAGGAAAAGCTGGATATCGTCGGCCCCGTGTTGCCTGTGAAGGCCAACGCCGACGCAGTGGTCGCTTCGGCCAGGGCCGGCGTCAAGGCAGTCTTCTGCGATAAGCCGATGACCGCCCGCCTCTCCGACGCGGACCGCATGGTGGCCGAGTGTGAGAAGAACGGCGTTATCTTCGGTGCGGGCGTTATTCCCAGAAACTACCCCGAATACCAGAAGGCCAAGGACCTTGTGAACGCCGGCGAGATCGGCAATGTCCAGAGCATCAACATCTACGACCCCAACGGCCAGGGTGGGTGCCACAACCTCAACCTCGCGCTCATGTTCAACAACGACATCGATCCCGAGTGGTGCACCGGCTGGGTGGGCGGCGACCCGATGAGCGACGGAGACGGAGACGGCGACCTGAAGGGCATCGGCGGCTTCGTCAAATTCAAGAACGGCGTGGAGCTCTTCAGCCATCGCCGCGAGAGCGTAAAGTCCAAGGCCGGCGAGCAGGGCCAGGGCATCGAGGTAATCGGCACGAAGGGCGTGATCTGGAGCGATTCCAAGGGTCTGCACATTGCCAAAGCTCAGGCCGACTACAAACCGGGCACTCTGGCGGACCTGAAGTACCAGCCCGGTGTCTTTGAGGACCATAGAAACCTGAAGGGCCGGTCGTACGACGAAGAGGGCTGGGCGAACTGCACCCCCGGTATGCTGGCGAGCGTGGCCGCGCTCGTTGAGGCTGTCGATACCGGCAAGCCAGTCCGGATGAGCACTGGCCAGAGCCTGCGCAAGGCCCTGGAGATCTGCATCGGCATGCGCGAGTCGCATCGGAGGGGCCACGCGCCGGTAAAATTCCCGCTGGAGGACCGCAGCCTGGTCATGTTCCCTGTGACGGCCCGTTGGGAGTTCAAGAAGTATGTTTACGGGCGCGAAGAGTACATGAAGGACATCATGTCCCGGAAGATAGACGCCCCGGCAAAATAG
- a CDS encoding tetratricopeptide repeat protein — protein MQRTLAILIVVLLAALSLSATACEKNGATPAGAVDLEAAQKAYEQGLLLRQQGRLEQALDKLSGAIKFNPEFADAYKERGNVFMDVGAGAMAMPDYEKAISLDPNNAEYYSQRAKAFMMAGVPAMALLDFDQAIRLAPTNPAGYLNRGTAYDSIGDYAAAVEDFGEALRLNPKSAETYYNRGSMYLKLDQFPQALGHFNEAIKLAPDMANAYVSRAMAYAATGRNTQADRDAQTAIQLGLQPDFVNARIEAVKARVKEISEQLAGSGG, from the coding sequence ATGCAAAGAACTTTAGCCATATTGATTGTCGTCTTGTTGGCCGCCTTATCGCTTTCGGCGACGGCCTGCGAGAAGAACGGTGCAACGCCGGCCGGCGCGGTTGACCTCGAGGCCGCCCAGAAGGCGTACGAGCAAGGGCTCCTCCTGCGCCAGCAGGGACGCCTCGAGCAGGCGCTCGACAAATTGTCAGGCGCGATCAAATTCAACCCCGAATTTGCCGACGCTTATAAGGAGCGCGGCAACGTCTTTATGGATGTCGGCGCGGGCGCGATGGCGATGCCGGACTACGAAAAAGCGATCAGCCTCGACCCCAACAACGCAGAGTACTATTCCCAGCGCGCAAAGGCCTTTATGATGGCCGGGGTGCCAGCTATGGCCCTCCTGGACTTTGATCAGGCTATCCGACTGGCGCCGACCAACCCGGCCGGTTACCTGAATCGCGGTACTGCCTATGACAGCATTGGCGACTACGCCGCGGCGGTCGAGGACTTCGGCGAGGCCCTCCGCCTCAACCCGAAGTCGGCGGAGACCTACTACAACCGGGGCAGCATGTACCTGAAGCTCGACCAGTTCCCACAGGCGCTTGGCCACTTCAACGAAGCGATCAAGCTTGCGCCGGATATGGCTAACGCGTACGTTAGCCGCGCCATGGCATACGCGGCCACAGGCCGCAACACCCAGGCGGACAGGGACGCCCAGACAGCAATCCAGCTTGGCCTTCAGCCGGATTTTGTTAACGCCCGCATAGAAGCCGTGAAGGCAAGGGTCAAGGAGATTTCCGAGCAACTCGCCGGCAGCGGCGGTTAG
- a CDS encoding Gfo/Idh/MocA family oxidoreductase, whose translation MATKSSPKYRVALIGAGHMGIQHARAYAMHPRCEVVAIADTDPENLAVATRWFKCAGYSSYDELFKKDKIDIALPILPVRANAGAVVAAAKAGVKAVFCEKPFAGTLEDADRMVAECKSRGIPLAGGIVPRNYPEYWKAKQLIEAGEIGEVQSITIPEPNGQGGCHGLAMARHFALDSDVEWVTGWASGDPMSDHEDTWNGKPGFGGLGGYIRFKNGLEAFSLGKHSPRHAGVTGAIEVIGSKGVFYNDIKGLHLQKLEGGVLKEVPDLFTDFRQKDNNNFDQDGWRVPSPGTQHSVNTLIDHLDTGSPLNLSTGESLRNAYELAIALRESARRGNAPVRLSLQDRSLKMYPEFGRWNYKKEVYGHDKYMEGIAAMKKGG comes from the coding sequence ATGGCGACGAAATCGAGCCCCAAATACCGAGTGGCCCTGATTGGCGCCGGCCACATGGGCATCCAGCACGCCCGCGCCTACGCCATGCACCCCAGGTGCGAGGTTGTTGCAATTGCGGACACGGACCCCGAGAACCTCGCTGTGGCGACAAGATGGTTCAAGTGCGCCGGGTACTCGTCGTACGACGAGCTATTCAAGAAGGATAAAATAGACATCGCCCTCCCCATTCTGCCCGTGCGGGCGAATGCGGGCGCAGTCGTCGCAGCCGCGAAGGCGGGCGTGAAGGCCGTCTTCTGCGAGAAGCCTTTCGCAGGCACTCTAGAGGACGCCGACCGCATGGTCGCCGAGTGCAAGTCCCGCGGTATCCCATTGGCCGGTGGCATAGTCCCGCGCAACTACCCCGAATACTGGAAGGCCAAGCAGTTGATCGAGGCTGGAGAGATAGGAGAGGTCCAGAGCATTACCATCCCCGAGCCGAACGGACAGGGCGGCTGCCACGGCCTGGCAATGGCCCGCCATTTCGCCCTCGATTCGGATGTCGAATGGGTGACGGGCTGGGCGTCCGGCGACCCGATGAGCGACCACGAGGATACATGGAACGGCAAGCCCGGCTTTGGCGGCCTGGGCGGCTATATCCGGTTCAAGAACGGCCTTGAAGCATTCTCACTAGGGAAGCACAGCCCGCGCCACGCCGGCGTGACCGGCGCCATCGAGGTAATCGGCAGCAAGGGCGTCTTCTACAACGATATCAAGGGGCTCCACCTCCAGAAGCTGGAAGGCGGCGTGCTGAAGGAAGTGCCGGACCTGTTTACCGACTTCCGGCAGAAGGACAACAATAACTTTGACCAGGACGGTTGGCGCGTGCCTTCCCCGGGCACGCAGCACAGCGTGAATACACTGATCGACCATCTCGACACGGGCTCGCCGCTAAACCTGAGCACCGGTGAAAGCCTGCGCAATGCGTACGAGCTTGCGATAGCGCTACGCGAGTCCGCGCGCCGCGGCAATGCACCCGTGAGGCTGTCTCTGCAGGACCGCAGCCTCAAGATGTACCCGGAGTTCGGCCGCTGGAACTACAAGAAGGAAGTCTATGGCCATGACAAGTACATGGAAGGCATCGCGGCGATGAAGAAGGGTGGTTAG
- a CDS encoding Gfo/Idh/MocA family oxidoreductase: MAARNSVATVGAAIIGSGFAARFHVENYKRVHGVDVRLVGVYSRRAEASAEFAKKHGFKKTYGSLEELLKDPAVDLVDACIPNHLHEEMGLKALGAGKHVVIEKPFSGSFTPGKDEKGWQRCLDEALSSADKLVAAERKSGKRILYGENWVYAPGIQKANRLLASAETPILRMVGEESHHGTHSAYGMQWKTSGGGSLYMKGVHPLGGAIYLKHKEGMRRTGKPVRPSWVVGTVANLTHSDAFAAETAHVIRTGWTDCEDWGTMVLGFDDGTVAQITAADTVVGGVQNVLAIYAGRTTINVNINPNNAVVAYSPDAEAFSREYIREKVETTAGWQFTNPDEDWMNGFPHEMQDFVESVATGREPESGSMLGRDVVAAVYSAYLSAHTGSRRVEIKS; the protein is encoded by the coding sequence ATGGCCGCAAGGAACTCGGTTGCCACCGTTGGCGCGGCGATCATCGGCAGCGGTTTTGCCGCTCGGTTTCACGTTGAGAACTACAAGCGCGTGCACGGCGTGGATGTGCGACTCGTAGGGGTGTACAGCCGCCGTGCCGAGGCATCGGCAGAGTTTGCCAAGAAGCACGGCTTTAAGAAGACTTACGGCAGTCTTGAGGAGCTGCTGAAGGACCCGGCCGTAGACCTGGTGGACGCCTGCATACCTAACCATCTCCACGAGGAGATGGGCCTTAAGGCCCTGGGCGCCGGCAAGCACGTCGTAATCGAAAAGCCCTTCAGCGGCTCATTCACCCCCGGCAAGGACGAGAAGGGCTGGCAGCGCTGCCTGGACGAGGCGCTCTCCAGCGCGGACAAGCTGGTTGCCGCCGAGAGGAAGTCCGGCAAGCGCATCCTTTATGGCGAGAACTGGGTCTACGCGCCCGGTATACAGAAGGCCAACCGGCTGCTAGCTTCCGCCGAGACGCCCATCCTCCGCATGGTCGGCGAAGAGTCGCACCACGGCACCCACTCCGCATACGGCATGCAGTGGAAGACCTCCGGCGGCGGCAGTCTTTATATGAAGGGCGTGCACCCGCTCGGCGGCGCGATCTATCTTAAACACAAAGAGGGCATGCGCCGCACCGGCAAGCCGGTCAGGCCGTCGTGGGTCGTCGGCACGGTCGCCAATCTGACGCATAGCGACGCCTTCGCCGCTGAGACCGCGCACGTCATCCGCACAGGCTGGACTGACTGCGAGGACTGGGGCACGATGGTGCTGGGTTTCGACGACGGCACGGTGGCGCAGATCACCGCTGCGGACACCGTTGTCGGCGGTGTGCAGAACGTCCTGGCTATATACGCCGGCCGCACGACAATCAATGTCAACATTAACCCCAACAACGCCGTCGTAGCCTACTCGCCGGACGCCGAGGCGTTCTCCCGCGAGTACATCCGCGAGAAGGTGGAAACGACCGCAGGATGGCAGTTCACCAACCCGGACGAGGACTGGATGAATGGATTCCCGCACGAGATGCAGGACTTCGTTGAATCGGTTGCGACCGGCCGCGAGCCGGAGTCCGGAAGCATGCTCGGCCGCGACGTGGTGGCCGCCGTCTACTCGGCGTACCTGTCCGCCCACACCGGCAGCAGGCGCGTGGAGATAAAGAGCTAG